The Theileria annulata chromosome 3, complete sequence, *** SEQUENCING IN PROGRESS *** genome has a segment encoding these proteins:
- a CDS encoding SfiI-subtelomeric fragment related protein family member, putative (Tap-24g11.q1c.cand.71 - score = 294.95), translated as MFSLFELVGSDWKDITKDRYDVSKLKFFGDNDNELKSSDYSVTIFFLSYEFTFNSDVKCKKIMLAHDDVWKHDDYTEFADIKSFSLGLTSNNFFVKNQSDKSKKVDFKPTAVKTPTKVTVDLNATQSTNEFDYTDDNGVVTFKPKDNNVINKLVQGTTDIWEAKNDVNGILVRIKVSKGVKFLVVLLDNNKFTVFNLEGNEWKDVTSMRHDVTKLKFFGDNDFELKSSDYSVTIVDLSFAHIFNNEINCKKIKLGDDELWKHTDDPKFESIKSFSLGLASNSFFAKNQSNELKKIERGLEPEAMVTPTIASQVSAPLASSVSRPKGNPVGVDIENKQSTNEFDYTDDNGVVTYTPKSGNVFDKVVDGVKDVWQSKDDVNGTLVRIKVTKNIKYLAVLLDNNMFTLFHLENNEWKDITSQRYDVSKLKFFGENDTEITSSNYTVNIVFLTYEFTFNSGVKCKKIMLAHDDVWKHTDDSNYSDIKSFSLGLSSNAFFVKNQSDQSKKVDFTPTQAKATPVTKEESMVTPTIVSQVSTPLTSSVSTPKGTPVSLDIEKTQSTTEFEYTDKDGVVTYKVKSGHVFNKVTKGTTVIWDSKDVFGSLVRTMTINGVKYVAILLDNNMFKLFKQEGNEWTDITSNSHDITKLKFFGDNDTELKSSDYKVDLVDLSYTYTFNDGINCRKVKLGDNEVWKHTDDTKFSEIKSFRLGLVSNTFYVLNDKNESKKIDFKPTQATAELVSPTSVQQTSLAILAEPAPPKAAVTVIAPTGRPRPKKTPEVAAGPRTAITLDIGDKASNSAIDFKEDYLKNVMVFSAMDKYVFNKIVKTSRSSCCGSNCCGSNCCGSNCCESETVIWEAKNESEHFHTVYVDGLGTCSSTKNLSLHLCNGTFKHLKESESGPWTPYPGVADLDVKISNSNIQVDYFKKDNYRIYVAKPGYTIRKVMKKDASIWTAQNEHALKVVLMGSKKETKHLSILLKSGGLTLLFKGGKDQPWQNITSSKNKITDLKMYAMADDKSVELHKGHYSITLFNEFYGYLFYEGVGCVKVTHNGKNIWDLSEEGDFGCLKGVFLDLKSNKFNVMNDDDRCWVCEQVRKVNPVILDISSKASTDDFDFTVDHNRNINIYTSKGNAMFYQVIKTSGSNCCGSTCCGSETVIWETNDSKKYATKVFADGVGMCSSTKNVSIYLLNGDILHFGKGGRNEPWKPSDNKITLDVDKTSSTIGYDFVHHGETRTFTAKPGYQFKTVMLSSSWTWLVCGSSCCKSGCLSDHIFWEAQTDEECSTKVTVYGVKTTVTNINIFLKNNQVKHYHKVDGEWVTETSIVLNIDVNTDNDLFEYRSTRNFGHFNPKANLTIEKIVKTYKSNCCVSTCCGRTSCGSIDEVVIWSAKPEDHGLKAVLMGSSWGEKHLSILLQSGNFVLLRKVFRNYPWKDITKEKSDFSDIKMYSLDEGTSNYRELTETDYDPIIFESRYGYEFNDGIKCVKITYNDKLLWSHTDDPEYGYLKGLYLDLPKNQFIVTNLKDQTKEVYITFALDIKKTEGTREFYYFKDDDCQKYSAKSGHVFNKIVDGTKVIWQSSDNVFANLARSKSREDGKYLAILLTNRMFKLFKEEDNKWKDITSQRSDITKLTFLGDKDAELTSSDYTVTIADYSYQFKFNDGVKCKKVMYGDDDVWKPSDDPEYSEIKSFSLGLCSNSFIVKNQSDELKKITKSNVALDINNTESTNDFEHSESHDFHKYTAKSFRVFSKVVQGTKDIWVSNDDVYGTSVGVRTKDEQNYVVVLLDNSSFKLFQESGGNWTDITSGRFDVTMLKFLGENDDDLTSSNYTVELLGHRSSFTISYLFNRGPKCKTVMYGNDIVYDKNSFSCYKTINRFDFNPVSNTLYAVKNSCDWRTIDFKPPTTKGAPVTKPAETKPAGTTAVEAKTVTLTSAASTPTKVTVDISKNESTNEFEYTDESGVVTFKPKDNHVFDKISDGTKLIWESKESVFGTLVRIKVTKGVKYLAILLDNHMFTLFHEESGEWKDITSKRYDVSKLKFFGESDTELKSSDYSVNIVFLSYEFTFNTGVKCKKIKLAHDDVWKDTDDSNYSDIKSFSLGLSSNTFFVKNQSDKSKKLEFKPTEVTKVTLDIQNTQSSNEFDYTDDNGVVTYKVKSYHVFSKITQGTTDIWEAKDDVNGTLVRTKVSKGVKYLVVLLTNNMFTVFQEDAGEWKDVTSKRHDVTKLKFFDESDRELSKNDYEVSIVDLSFAYIFNSGVSCKKIMLGDDELWKHTDDTNFAEIKSFSLGLASNSFFVKNQSDQLKKIERALEAKPVEAKVTPTIAPVTATVSTPLTSAVTTPTKVTADISKTQTTNEFEYTDESGVVTYKPKDGNVFDKIVEGSTVIWESKTDVFGTLVRIKVTKGVKYLAILLDNHMFTLFHEESGEWKDITSKRYDVSKLKFFGESDTELKSSDYSVNIVFLSYEFTFNTGVKCKKIKLAHDDVWKDTDDSNYSDIKSFSLGLSSNTFFVKNQSDKSKKLEFKPTETKATQVTKEQTETEPVEAMVTAKSAPVTSAVSNPKATPSTDTGTKTPAVTPVAVDVSKTQTTNELDYSKDGDCEKYTPKDNHAFNKVVDGNTAVWESKDDIRCALVRTKSKDYGKYLAMLLTDNSFKLFKQEAGKNKPWTEITNKRHDVSKLKFLGDNDTELKSSDYTVTIVDYSYEFTLKAGIKCMKIKLGDEDVWKHDDDPKFSEITKFQLGLISNSFFVVNNKSESKKLDFNQTDAKATPITTPSKVSVDVDKTQSTNEFQYSMDASGFVTYTPKTGNVFNKVLNKNTVIWESKDDICGTLVMSKTEKENVHLAILLQNYSFVLVHSSDKGKNWTNITTQRHDVKKLKFLDDNDTEIKASDYKVKLVDLSYQYTFNTGVKCKKIKLGDEELWKHTDDTKFATITMFHLGLISNNFFVKNSSEFKKLEFKSTQAKSTPPATPAVKPAGTTGTQPKAVPTTKPTPAAKPAEQAKPAQTQAKPEAKPAESAKAAPTTPAAKSTQAQPEAKTSQAEPAKPAQTQAQAAGTTAAQAKATPAAKPEVKQSEAKPEAKPTGTQAKPPAKPAGQPKKPSAK; from the coding sequence ATGTTCTCACTCTTCGAACTAGTTGGAAGTGACTGGAAAGATATAACCAAAGATAGGTATGATGTTTCTAAACTTAAATTCTTTGGAGATAATGATAATGAACTCAAGTCTTCAGATTACTCAGTAACCATTTTCTTCCTATCATATGAATTCACATTCAATAGTGATGTTAAATGTAAGAAGATCATGTTAGCACATGACGATGTATGGAAACATGATGATTATACTGAGTTTGCAGATATAAAGTCGTTTTCATTGGGTCTTACTTCCAACAATTTCTTTGTCAAGAACCAGTCTGATAAATCAAAGAAGGTAGATTTTAAACCAACAGCTGTAAAAACACCTACCAAGGTAACTGTTGACCTCAATGCTACTCAAAGTACTAATGAGTTTGACTATACTGATGACAATGGTGTCGTCACATTCAAACCTAAGGATAACAATGTAATTAATAAGCTTGTTCAAGGTACCACCGATATTTGGGAAGCTAAAAATGATGTCAATGGTATCTTGGTAAGGATTAAGGTTTCCAAGGGAGTTAAATTCCTTGTTGTTCTActggataataataagttTACAGTTTTCAATCTGGAAGGTAATGAGTGGAAGGATGTAACATCTATGAGACATGATGTTACTAAACTTAAATTCTTTGGTGATAACGATTTTGAGCTCAAGTCGTCAGATTATTCAGTAACAATTGTTGATCTATCATTTGCTCACATATTCAATAATGAAATCAATTGTAAAAAGATTAAGTTAGGTGATGATGAGCTTTGGAAACACACTGATGATCCTAAGTTTGAGTCTATTAAGTCATTTTCACTAGGACTTGCATCAAACAGTTTCTTTGCAAAGAATCAGTCTAATGAACTCAAGAAGATAGAAAGGGGTCTTGAGCCTGAGGCTATGGTTACTCCAACTATAGCAAGTCAGGTATCTGCTCCTCTAGCATCGTCCGTATCACGTCCTAAGGGAAACCCTGTTGGTGTTGATATAGAGAATAAACAGTCTACTAATGAATTCGATTATACTGATGATAATGGTGTTGTCACATACACTCCGAAGTCTGGTAATGTGTTCGATAAGGTTGTTGATGGTGTTAAGGATGTTTGGCAATCCAAGGATGATGTCAATGGTACATTGGTAAGGATTAAGGTTACcaagaatattaaatacCTAGCAGTCTTActggataataatatgttcacATTATTCCATCTTGAGAATAATGAGTGGAAGGATATAACCAGTCAGAGGTATGATGTTTCTAAACTGAAGTTCTTTGGTGAAAATGATACTGAGATAACGTCGTCTAATTATACAGTAAACATTGTGTTCCTAACATATGAATTCACATTCAATAGTGGAGTTAAATGTAAGAAAATTATGTTAGCACATGATGATGTTTGGAAACACACCGATGATTCCAATTATTCAGATATAAAGTCATTTTCATTGGGTCTTTCATCTAACGCATTTTTTGTTAAGAATCAGTCTGATCAATCAAAGAAGGTAGATTTTACTCCGACACAAGCTAAGGCTACTCCTGTAACCAAAGAAGAGTCTATGGTTACTCCAACTATAGTAAGTCAGGTATCAACTCCCTTGACATCCTCCGTATCAACTCCTAAGGGAACACCCGTAAGCCTTGACATTGAGAAGACTCAGTCTACTACTGAATTTGAGTATACTGACAAGGATGGAGTGGTTACATACAAAGTGAAGTCTGGACATGTGTTCAACAAGGTTACTAAGGGTACCACTGTCATTTGGGATTCTAAGGATGTCTTTGGTTCATTGGTAAGGACTATGACTATCAATGGTGTTAAATATGTAGCCATACTgttggataataatatgttcaaaCTGTTCAAACAGGAGGGAAATGAGTGGACGGACATAACCTCTAATAGTCATGATATTACCAAGCTGAAATTCTTTGGTGATAACGATACTGAACTCAAGTCTTCTGATTACAAGGTTGATTTAGTAGATCTATCATATACCTACACGTTTAATGATGGAATCAACTGTCGTAAGGTGAAGTTAGGAGATAACGAGGTTTGGAAACATACCGATGATACTAAGTTTTCAGAAATCAAGTCATTTCGACTTGGTCTTGTATCCAACACTTTCTATGTCcttaatgataaaaatgaatcCAAGAAAATAGATTTTAAGCCAACGCAAGCTACGGCTGAACTAGTCAGTCCCACTAGTGTTCAACAAACTTCATTGGCCATCCTAGCTGAACCTGCTCCACCAAAAGCTGCTGTGACAGTTATTGCTCCTACTGGTAGACCTAGGCCTAAGAAAACTCCTGAGGTGGCTGCTGGACCTAGGACAGCTATTACACTTGACATAGGTGATAAGGCAAGTAATAGCGCTATTGACTTTAAAGAGGATTATCTGAAAAATGTTATGGTATTTAGTGCTATGGACAAATACGTGTTCAATAAAATCGTTAAGACTAGTAGATCCAGCTGCTGTGGCTCTAATTGCTGTGGCTCTAATTGCTGTGGCTCCAACTGCTGTGAATCTGAGACGGTAATTTGGGAGGCCAAGAATGAAAGTGAGCATTTTCATACAGTTTATGTTGATGGTCTCGGAACATGTTCGAGTACTAAAAATTTGAGTCTTCATCTTTGTAATGGGACCTTTAAGCACTTAAAAGAGTCTGAGTCTGGACCCTGGACTCCGTATCCAGGCGTCGCAGATCTTGATGTTAAGATTTCCAATAGTAATATCCAAGTTGATTACTTTAAGAAGGATAACTATAGGATATACGTAGCTAAACCCGGTTACACAATCAGAAAGGTTATGAAGAAAGACGCGAGTATCTGGACTGCCCAAAACGAACACGCACTTAAGGTAGTGTTGATGGGCTCTAAGAAAGAAACCAAACACCTTTCCATACTGTTGAAGAGTGGCGGACTTACTCTTCTATTCAAGGGTGGTAAGGATCAGCCTTGGCAGAACATAACCTCTAGcaagaataaaattactgaTCTGAAGATGTATGCTATGGCTGATGATAAGAGCGTGGAGCTGCACAAGGGTCACTACTCCATAACCTTGTTTAACGAATTTTATGGTTATTTGTTCTATGAAGGTGTTGGATGTGTGAAGGTTACCCATAATGGTAAGAACATTTGGGACCTGAGTGAGGAAGGTGACTTTGGTTGTTTGAAAGGAGTCTTCCTTGATTTGAAATCTAATAAGTTTAACGTCATGAATGATGATGATAGGTGCTGGGTATGTGAACAGGTCAGGAAGGTTAATCCTGTCATACTCGACATCAGCAGTAAAGCCAGTACTGACGACTTTGATTTTACTGTTGATCATAACAGAAACATTAACATCTACACCTCCAAGGGTAACGCAATGTTCTACCAGGTAATTAAGACGAGTGGTTCGAATTGCTGTGGCTCCACTTGTTGTGGTTCAGAGACTGTGATCTGGGAAACGAATGATTCCAAAAAATATGCCACTAAGGTCTTTGCTGACGGTGTGGGTATGTGTAGCAGTACCAAAAACGTGAGCATATACCTGTTGAATGGTGATATCTTACACTTTGGAAAGGGTGGTAGGAATGAACCATGGAAGCCTTCCGATAACAAAATTACCCTTGACGTCGATAAGACTTCGAGTACCATTGGTTATGACTTTGTCCATCATGGTGAGACTAGGACTTTCACTGCAAAGCCTGGATACCAATTCAAGACCGTAATGCTCAGTAGCTCTTGGACTTGGCTAGTCTGTGGTTCCAGTTGTTGTAAGTCAGGATGTCTTTCAGATCATATTTTTTGGGAGGCGCAAACTGATGAAGAGTGTTCAACCAAGGTCACTGTCTATGGTGTCAAAACAACTGTTACTAACATTAACATATTCcttaaaaataatcagGTTAAGCACTACCACAAAGTCGACGGGGAGTGGGTCACGGAAACTAGCATTGTTCTTAATATTGATGTCAATACAGATAATGACCTATTTGAATATAGATCAACCAGAAACTTCGGTCATTTCAATCCTAAGGCCAATTTGACAATCGAGAAGATTGTGAAAACATACAAATCTAATTGTTGTGTTTCAACATGTTGTGGTCGTACCAGTTGTGGTTCAATTGATGAGGTGGTAATCTGGAGTGCTAAACCGGAAGATCACGGTCTCAAGGCAGTATTGATGGGTTCTAGTTGGGGTGAGAAACACCTGTCCATTCTGCTGCAGAGTGGTAACTTCGTACTTCTTAGGAAGgtttttagaaattatcCATGGAAAGATATCACTAAGGAAAAGAGTGATTTCTCAGATATCAAGATGTACTCCCTGGATGAGGGTACATCCAACTATCGTGAACTCACTGAGACTGATTATGATCCAATAATATTCGAGTCTAGATACGGCTATGAGTTTAATGATGGTATCAAGTGTGTTAAGATCACATACAATGATAAGTTACTGTGGTCACATACTGATGATCCTGAGTACGGATACCTGAAGGGTCTATATCTAGATCTTCCCAAGAACCAGTTCATTGTCACAAATCTTAAAGATCAGACAAAGGAAGTTTATATTACGTTCGCTCTTGATATAAAGAAGACTGAGGGCACACGTGAGTTTTACTACTTTAAGGATGATGATTGTCAAAAATACAGTGCTAAGTCTGGGCATGTATTCAACAAGATAGTTGATGGTACCAAGGTCATCTGGCAATCGAGTGATAATGTCTTTGCTAATTTAGCTAGATCTAAGTCCAGGGAGGATGGGAAATATCTGGCCATACTACTTACCAATAGGATGTTCAAACTGTTCAAGGAGGAGGATAATAAATGGAAAGATATCACTAGTCAGAGGTCAGATATTACTAAGTTGACCTTCCTCGGAGATAAGGATGCTGAGCTCACCTCGTCTGACTATACAGTAACCATAGCAGATTACTCATATCAATTCAAGTTCAATGATGGAGTCAAATGTAAGAAGGTCATGTATGGAGATGATGATGTTTGGAAACCTAGTGACGATCCCGAGTATTCAGAAATAAAGTCATTTTCATTGGGACTTTGCTCCAACTCATTTATCGTTAAGAATCAGTCTGATgaattgaagaaaattaCCAAATCTAACGTAGCCCTGGACATCAACAACACTGAGAGTACCAATGACTTTGAGCACTCCGAGAGTCATGACTTTCATAAATACACAGCTAAGTCTTTCCGAGTATTTTCTAAGGTGGTACAGGGTACAAAGGATATTTGGGTTTCTAATGATGATGTGTATGGAACTTCGGTCGGGGTTAGGACTAAGGATGAGCAGAATTATGTGGTTGTCTTACTTGACAATAGTAGTTTCAAGTTGTTCCAGGAGTCTGGTGGTAACTGGACCGATATCACCTCAGGTAGATTTGATGTGACGATGCTCAAGTTCCTTGGTGAGAATGATGATGATCTAACATCATCTAACTACACAGTTGAATTACTCGGACATCGCAGTTCCTTTACCATCAGTTATTTGTTCAATAGAGGACCCAAGTGTAAGACCGTTATGTACGGAAATGATATTGTTTATGACAAAAACTCGTTTTCGTGTTATAAAACCATCAACagatttgattttaatcCTGTTTCAAACACTTTATATGCCGTTAAGAACAGTTGTGATTGGAGAACAATCGATTTCAAACCTCCAACAACAAAGGGAGCTCCTGTAACAAAACCTGCCGAGACTAAACCTGCTGGGACTACAGCTGTTGAAGCCAAGACTGTTACATTAACATCTGCTGCATCAACACCTACCAAAGTCACTGTTGATATATCGAAGAATGAGTCTActaatgaatttgaatatACTGATGAGAGTGGTGTTGTCACATTTAAACCTAAGGATAACCATGTATTCGATAAGATATCTGATGGTACCAAGCTTATTTGGGAATCCAAGGAAAGTGTCTTTGGTACTTTGGTAAGGATTAAGGTTACAAAGGGTGTTAAATATCTTGCCATACTCCTCGATAATCATATGTTCACACTGTTCCATGAGGAATCCGGTGAGTGGAAAGATATTACTTCTAAGAGGTATGATGTCTCTAAACTCAAATTCTTTGGTGAGAGCGATACTGAGCTTAAGTCGTCAGATTACTCAGTAAACATTGTATTCCTATCTTATGAATTCACATTCAATACTGGAGTTAAATGTAAGAAAATCAAGTTAGCACACGATGATGTTTGGAAAGATACCGATGATTCTAACTATTCTGATATAAAGTCATTTTCATTGGGACTCTCATCGAACACATTCTTCGTTAAGAATCAGTCTGATAAATCAAAGAAGTTAGAGTTTAAACCAACAGAAGTTACCAAAGTAACTCTTGATATCCAGAATACCCAGTCTAGTAACGAGTTTGACTATACAGACGATAATGGAGTGGTTACTTATAAGGTGAAGTCTTACCATGTGTTTAGCAAGATTACTCAGGGTACCACAGATATTTGGGAAGCTAAGGATGATGTCAATGGTACCTTGGTTAGGACTAAAGTTTCCAAGGGTGTTAAATACCTTGTTGTCCTTcttactaataatatgttcacAGTTTTCCAAGAAGATGCTGGAGAGTGGAAGGATGTAACATCTAAGAGACATGATGTTACTAAACTTAAATTCTTTGATGAGAGTGATCGTGAGCTCTCCAAGAATGATTACGAAGTATCTATTGTCGATCTATCATTTGCTTACATATTTAATTCGGGAGTCAGCTGTAAGAAGATCATGTTAGGAGATGATGAGCTTTGGAAACATACCGATGACACTAATTTTGCAGagataaaatcattttcattagGACTTGCCTCTAATAGTTTCTTTGTTAAGAATCAGTCTGATCAACTCAAGAAGATAGAAAGGGCTCTTGAGGCTAAACCGGTTGAAGCTAAGGTTACTCCAACAATAGCTCCTGTAACTGCAACTGTATCAACTCCATTAACATCTGCTGTAACAACACCTACCAAAGTCACTGCTGATATTTCGAAGACCCAGACTacaaatgaatttgaatatACTGATGAGAGTGGTGTTGTTACTTACAAACCTAAGGATGGTAATGTGTTCGATAAGATAGTTGAGGGTTCTACTGTCATTTGGGAATCCAAAACTGACGTCTTTGGTACTTTGGTAAGGATTAAGGTTACAAAGGGTGTTAAATATCTTGCCATACTCCTCGATAATCATATGTTCACACTGTTCCATGAGGAATCCGGTGAGTGGAAAGATATTACTTCTAAGAGGTATGATGTCTCTAAACTCAAATTCTTTGGTGAGAGCGATACTGAGCTTAAGTCGTCAGATTACTCAGTAAACATTGTATTCCTATCTTATGAATTCACATTCAATACTGGAGTTAAATGTAAGAAAATCAAGTTAGCACACGATGATGTTTGGAAAGATACCGATGATTCTAACTATTCTGATATAAAGTCATTTTCACTGGGACTCTCTTCTAACACTTTCTTCGTTAAGAATCAGTCTGATAAATCAAAGAAATTAGAGTTTAAACCTACAGAAACTAAGGCTACTCAGGTAACCAAAGAACAGACTGAAACTGAACCAGTTGAAGCTATGGTTACTGCAAAATCTGCTCCTGTCACATCTGCTGTATCAAATCCTAAGGCAACACCTTCAACCGATACTGGTACTAAGACACCAGCAGTCACACCTGTTGCTGTTGATGTATCTAAGACTCAGACTACTAATGAGTTAGACTATTCTAAGGATGGTGATTGTGAAAAATATACTCCTAAGGATAACCATGCGTTTAATAAAGTAGTTGATGGTAACACTGCCGTTTGGGAGTCTAAGGATGATATCCGTTGTGCTTTAGTCAGAACTAAGTCTAAGGATTATGGAAAATATCTGGCCATGCTCCTAACAGATAATAGTTTCAAACTGTTCAAACAAGAAGCTGGTAAGAATAAGCCTTGGACCGAGATCACCAACAAGAGACATGATGTTTCTAAACTTAAGTTCCTCGGTGATAATGATACTGAACTCAAGTCCTCAGACTACACAGTAACCATTGTAGATTACTCCTATGAATTCACATTGAAAGCTGGAATCAAGTGTATGAAGATTAAGCTTGGAGATGAAgatgtttggaaacatGACGATGATCCAAAGTTTTCAGAGATCACGAAATTTCAACTTGGTCTTATATCCAACAGTTTCTTCgtagttaataataaatctgAATCAAAAAAACTAGATTTTAATCAGACTGATGCAAAGGCAACTCCTATAACAACACCTTCCAAGGTTTCTGTTGATGTAGATAAGACTCAATCTACCAATGAATTCCAATACTCTATGGATGCAAGTGGATTTGTTACATACACTCCTAAGACCGGGAATGTGTTCAACAAGgttttgaataaaaatactgTCATTTGGGAGTCCAAAGATGATATCTGTGGTACCTTGGTAATGTCTAAGACTGAAAAGGAAAATGTTCATCTAGCCATCCTTCTTCAGAATTATAGTTTTGTATTAGTTCATAGTTCTGATAAGGGTAAGAACTGGACTAATATCACCACCCAGAGACATGATGTTAAGAAGCTTAAGTTCCTTGATGATAATGATACTGAGATCAAGGCATCTGATTACAAGGTCAAGTTAGTCGATTTATCTTATCAATACACATTCAATACTGGAGTCAAGTGTAAAAAGATCAAGCTTGGAGATGAAGAACTTTGGAAACACACAGATGACACTAAGTTTGCAACAATCACGATGTTCCATCTAGGTCTTATATCAAACAATTTCTTTGTTAAGAATTCCTCTGAGTTCAAGAAACTAGAGTTTAAATCAACTCAAG